A portion of the Actomonas aquatica genome contains these proteins:
- a CDS encoding GNAT family N-acetyltransferase, translated as MITYRTATRAELDIAVEWAAAEGWNPGLHDAALFWHTDPAGFVCAERDGGVIATGSIVAYGDAAGFMGFFIVRPDLRGQGIGREFWTWRRDTLRARLRPDAPIAMDGVFDMQAFYARGGFQFTHRNLRMAGTGRRSAQLDPALVDLSVLPFADVLAYDTAHFGCSRARFLEPWIRPAGGLALGFVTHHTLRGIGVIRPCREGYKIGPLFADDAHIAEALFVGLSAHAADQPLFLDTPENNPAALALAQAHGLTEVFGCARMVHGPIPDLPWNRIYGVTTFELG; from the coding sequence ATGATCACCTACCGCACGGCGACCCGTGCCGAACTCGATATCGCGGTTGAATGGGCCGCCGCCGAGGGTTGGAATCCCGGCCTCCACGACGCCGCCTTGTTCTGGCACACCGATCCCGCGGGCTTCGTCTGCGCCGAACGCGACGGTGGGGTCATCGCCACCGGCTCCATCGTGGCTTACGGCGACGCCGCCGGGTTCATGGGCTTCTTCATCGTGCGCCCCGACCTGCGCGGCCAAGGCATCGGTCGCGAGTTCTGGACGTGGCGTCGCGATACCCTGCGCGCCCGCCTGCGTCCCGACGCCCCCATCGCCATGGACGGCGTGTTTGACATGCAGGCCTTCTACGCCCGTGGCGGTTTCCAATTTACCCACCGCAATCTGCGCATGGCAGGCACCGGCCGTCGCTCCGCCCAACTCGACCCCGCGCTCGTTGACCTGTCTGTCCTGCCTTTCGCCGATGTGTTGGCCTACGATACCGCTCACTTCGGTTGCAGCCGGGCCAGGTTCCTCGAGCCTTGGATCCGCCCGGCCGGTGGACTCGCGCTCGGTTTTGTGACCCACCACACCCTGCGCGGCATCGGCGTCATCCGTCCCTGCCGGGAAGGATATAAGATCGGCCCGCTGTTCGCCGACGACGCCCACATTGCCGAAGCCCTCTTCGTCGGACTCTCCGCACACGCCGCCGACCAGCCGCTCTTCCTCGATACACCGGAGAACAACCCCGCGGCGCTCGCGCTCGCGCAAGCCCACGGCCTGACCGAGGTCTTCGGCTGTGCCCGCATGGTGCACGGCCCGATTCCGGACCTGCCGTGGAACCGTATCTACGGCGTCACTACGTTCGAACTGGGTTGA